A stretch of DNA from Hoeflea ulvae:
ACCGCAGCGCCTTCTGCCGGAAAAAGGTCTCGAGCAGCCGCAGCGCCAGGGCATCATCCTCGCCGATGAGATGACGGTATCCGCCCATGGCTTCGAGGCGGCGTTCGGAAACCCGCATCTTCTTGCGCCGCCGCTTGCCATTGATCTGCGCCAGCACCGCGCTGAAATCGGCAAACAGCGGCAGTTGAAAGCTGGGATTCTGGTGAAACACCTTCGGCAGTGCCGAATAGGGTGCGTCTGCGGCGGTGGCGGGCGTCAGCTTGTCAAACAGCACCACATCGGCGCCCAGGCCCGCTTGCGACAGCGTGAGTGCCAGCTCATCTGCTGTCACCGGAGCCAGGTCGGCCAGCCTGACGCTGTCGAGGAGTCCGGTGTTTTCGTTGGAAAACGCGGTCCCTGCAAACCGGGCGATGCTGAGGCCGCACGATCGCTTGATTTCGAGCGGCAGCATCGCAACGGCAGCGCCGTCCTGCTCCAGCGTGACCAGGCACAGATTGGCGCCCGTTGCCTCGCGCCAGGCTTCAACCCAAGCCCGGCCTTGATGAAACGCCACTGCCGGATCATCTTCCAGCCTTTGCCACAAGGCCGTCAGATCATCAGCCACCGAGGCTAGGTGCGCTGTCAGACGCCTGCCTGACGGATGTGGCTGTCTGGCGGCGGTGGGCCGGGTGACCGGCACGGTCATCTCATGTGTATTGGCCATTGTCCCGATGCTCGCGCGATTCATACCTGTGCGCGAAGCATGCCCGGATCAGCCTAGGGTCCGGTAAAGACGGCGCCACGGCCGGCAAAAAGCCGTCGTGACGGCTAATGCGGCGTTAATGCTGCAGCGGACACCCGGAAAATGGGGCGAGCCTAGGGCTGCTTGGGTTTGGCAGGCCCTTCCATCCACCGGATC
This window harbors:
- a CDS encoding GNAT family N-acetyltransferase produces the protein MANTHEMTVPVTRPTAARQPHPSGRRLTAHLASVADDLTALWQRLEDDPAVAFHQGRAWVEAWREATGANLCLVTLEQDGAAVAMLPLEIKRSCGLSIARFAGTAFSNENTGLLDSVRLADLAPVTADELALTLSQAGLGADVVLFDKLTPATAADAPYSALPKVFHQNPSFQLPLFADFSAVLAQINGKRRRKKMRVSERRLEAMGGYRHLIGEDDALALRLLETFFRQKALRFAAQGLPDVFADPAVRTFLRILATDRDANGRAALELHGLELAGGDHEGEIIAVSGLTLKHGHVTCQFGSINDVIAADVSAGELLFYRMIERAALAGHKLFDFGVGDQSYKRSWCPQRTELVDCYVPLNLKGRLAAPLIAGMIRLKRVIKTSPGLHRLATWLRGLPVRRQKAAAEPD